In Fragaria vesca subsp. vesca linkage group LG1, FraVesHawaii_1.0, whole genome shotgun sequence, the sequence CAGTCAATCACTATTGAGAGTGACTGCTTGATGGCTGTTCAGGCTGTCAATGCTTTAGTTTGTGACCTATCTCCTCTAGCTGCTTTAGTTCATGATATTAGAAGTCTAGTGAGTAGTATTCAAGATTGTAAAGTGGTCTATGCTCCGAGACAAGCCAATAGAGTTGCTCATAGACTTGCCAGTTTCAGTTATGAAGACAATATAACTAGAGATTGGTATGTTCATGCTCCTGATTTCATCTAGGATGCCCTCATGTACGACATTCGTACTCATTAATAAAAGTATTTTTTTCTTCAAAAAAAAACATACATGAATACAGGCGTGTTATTCTTGTACCTAATTTATAGACGAAGATTACTTATTGAAAGTGAAAAAAGGAAAAATAAATTTTTGTAATTTCGAAGAAATGAAAATATAAAAGACACAGATAATACTTTGATGATGTGGCTATGCCACATATGATGCCACCTAAGGTAGGCTCTAAGGTGGTTCCTCAAAAGGTGGTTCACCTAGCATTACTCTGTAATTAATCAGATTGTTATTCCTGGTTTTTCCTAGCTGCAAATTCATCTGCAATTAGATTGGCTTTTGCATAGGGAATGGCACGGCACTTAAGGCCGTCACTCCGAACTACTGTATTGTTTGCTCCGAAAATTATACAGCGCACCCGGGTGCGCCGCACACCCGTCCATCTCCGCCATCTATTTTGAAAAAGTCAAAAGGCTCTGCCAAGGCCGCGTCAAATGGACGGCGGAGATGGACGGGTGCGCTGAATACGCTCTCTTGTTTGCTCATCACAATTACATATTGAGAAGTGTAAGTCCTTCAGAACTGAAACAATTTCATATTTTGAGAGACTATAATTTTAAATCAAACCAGATCACAATTGTAGCAGTAAATGACCTTTACTTCATTAGTAAATTCACTAAATTGGTTTCCTGGGTTAGAACCTTTACTCCAATAGATAATTAGTTTCCTACTTAATTCTCTTAAGAAATGACAGTTAATGGTAAGAGACACCAGGATAAGTAACCTCTTCTTGCATACGCCATAGAGGGTTGTAATGTCATTGGACATATAAATGGATCAATGCAGATCCCTTGATGCATGAAAGAGCTTCATATCGAGCTAGATTCATATTGGCAAGAAGAGGAAGGTCATACTAACAAGATCTTTTCATTGATCAGTTACACTAAGAAGATCTTTTCATTCGCAATGATCATTGAAACGATAGATTATATAAAGTTCATCTGACTTGCAATTATCAATGATGTGTTTTCGCCTCATAAAGTCTACATAGGAACAAACACACACTCAAAGTAAGAAGGGAAGAAAAAACAAAGAAAGCAAGACTACTGTAAGCGACATTTTACAGCGGGAAAGACAATGTAGGCACAACCCATATTGGCATCGGATAGCTCATCTTCAAAAGCTTGTTGGAACTTTCAGTGTAGATATTTCGGAAGCATTGATCTTCAACACTATAAACACCAAAATCACACGCTCTGTAATCATCGGTGCCCAGATAATCAAAGTCATGGTTAAAATATATGCAATTTGATTCAAATCCTACAACTTCCGCTGGCAACACACGTACTGAAGAATTCTCACCCACGAACAAAGCAGCATCATCCAATGTATTTTTCTCAGTCCACTCAGCTCCTTGGAAATTCAATTCAAATACTCTAAACTTCTTTGTCACACGTTTGCTTGATCCGAACTTTAAATATCTTTGAACCATCCACAATGTATTCTTCTCTCCTTCAAAGATATAACGCTTTATATCATACTCACCAGGGTCGCAGCCACGTCCAACCAATTTAGTATTTGATGAGCTACACCCAGCAGCAACATCAAAAGACAGAACTTCGCTCCAACAATTCACAGCATAAAACTTATTTCCCAAGCTAGCAACTTCTTCAATCATGTGGAAACCTAGAAGGGCATCATCAACTTTTTCATACACATAAGTCCATTTTGTATCTTTACCCAAATTAATAAAAGCCGATCTACCTCTTTCTAAATGTATTACTGTAACAATGCAATCGTTCGGATGTAATATTGGATCAGCTGAAATTGTGGCCTTGCGAACATAACGCCGACTATTTTTATACCATTTTTTCCAACCTCGAGGAGTTAGAGGAGGAAGCCGAATAAGCGAGTTTGCTTTCTCTTCCCTCCCTATAATTCTAAAGAGTGGATTTACTAGGCTCACACTGAAAGTTCTATCTACAGTATTTTTCTCTGTAAATATTAAGCATCCTTTCGAAGACCCAACAAGGCGCGTCCTCGGCACATTCACTTGGAAATTAAGAACCTTCTGACTAATGAGATCGTAGAAATTACAATAGTCTTTTTTGCCTGAATTAAACAACAGCATTGGAGCAGTCATACTAGCATGCTTGGTACTGTTATCCTTTGCTACAGAATACCATGATTTACAGACCAAGCTGAACCCCAAATAGTCAGATGGTTTTGGTAGTTTTTCTGCAACTGAATCTAGAAGATGCTTAGGCAAATTTTCCCAATCTGAAAATGACGGAAAATC encodes:
- the LOC101293048 gene encoding putative F-box protein At5g55150-like → MERDWENLPKHLLDSVAEKLPKPSDYLGFSLVCKSWYSVAKDNSTKHASMTAPMLLFNSGKKDYCNFYDLISQKVLNFQVNVPRTRLVGSSKGCLIFTEKNTVDRTFSVSLVNPLFRIIGREEKANSLIRLPPLTPRGWKKWYKNSRRYVRKATISADPILHPNDCIVTVIHLERGRSAFINLGKDTKWTYVYEKVDDALLGFHMIEEVASLGNKFYAVNCWSEVLSFDVAAGCSSSNTKLVGRGCDPGEYDIKRYIFEGEKNTLWMVQRYLKFGSSKRVTKKFRVFELNFQGAEWTEKNTLDDAALFVGENSSVRVLPAEVVGFESNCIYFNHDFDYLGTDDYRACDFGVYSVEDQCFRNIYTESSNKLLKMSYPMPIWVVPTLSFPL